Below is a genomic region from Deinococcus misasensis DSM 22328.
AATCCAGAGGTGTGGGTTTATGACACCAGTGGTCCGTACACCGATCCTGCGCAGGAAATCAACGTGCATCAGGGGATTTCCAGAGTCCGTCAGGGCTGGATAGAAGCGCGTCAGGACACTGAAAAGCTCTCTGGTTTTTCCTCGGAGTTCACCAGAAATTTGCTGGAGGACAGGCAAACCTTCCCTCAGATTCCCTTGCCTCGGAAAGCAAGAAGCGGAAGCAACGTCACCCAGATGCATTACGCCAGACGGGGCATCGTCACGCCGGAAATGGAATTTGTGGCCATCCGCGAGCAAGAACGGCTTGAAGGGATGCAAGAACTTTTGCAACAACATGCCGGACAACCTTTTGGGGCCAGCATCCCCAGAGAAATCACCCCCGAATTTGTGCGCTCGGAAGTGGCAAAAGGGAGGGCGATCATTCCGGCCAACATCAACCACCCCGAGCTTGAACCGATGGTGATCGGGCGGAATTTCCGGGTGAAGATCAACGCCAACATCGGCAACAGTGCAGTGTCCAGTTCCATTGAAGAGGAAATCGAGAAAATGGTGTGGGCCACCAGATGGGGAGCCGACACCATCATGGACCTCTCGACGGGAAAAAACATTCACCAGACCCGAGAGTGGATCATCCGAAACAGCCCTGTTCCCGTGGGCACCGTGCCGATTTATCAGGCGCTGGAAAAAGTCGGAGGCAAGGCCGAGGAGTTGACCTGGGAGGTCTACCGCGACACCCTCATCGAGCAGGCCGAGCAAGGGGTGGATTACTTCACCATCCATGCTGGAGTGCTGCTCAGGTACATTCCCCTGACCGCCAGAAGGCGCACGGGCATTGTTTCCAGAGGCGGATCCATCATGGCCAAATGGTGTCTGGCGCACCATCAGGAGAGTTTCCTGTACACCCATTTCCGTGAAATCTGCGAGATCATGCAGGCCTACGATGTCAGTTTCAGCCTCGGGGATGGTTTGCGTCCCGGATCTCTGGAAGACGCCAACGACGCAGCCCAGTTTGCAGAACTGCACACCCTTGGAGAACTGACCCGCATCGCATGGGAACATGACGTTCAGACCATGATCGAGGGTCCCGGTCACGTGCCGATGCAACTCATTCAAGAGAACATGGATGAACAGCTCAAACACTGCTTTGAAGCTCCTTTTTACACCCTCGGGCCACTGACCACGGACATTGCGCCCGGCTATGACCACATCACCTCGGCGATTGGTGCAGCACAGATTGGCTGGTACGGCACCGCCATGCTTTGCTACGTGACCCCCAAAGAACACCTCGGGCTTCCCGACAAAAACGATGTCCGAGAAGGGGTCATCACCTACAAGATCGCTGCCCATGCCGCCGATCTGGCCAAAGGGTTTCCGGGTGCCCAGATCCGCGACAACGCCCTCTCCAAAGCCCGTTTTGAATTCCGCTGGGAAGACCAGTTCAACCTCGCTCTGGACCCCGAGCGTGCCCGGGCCTTCCACGATGCCACCCTTCCTGCCGAGGCCGCCAAAACCGCCCACTTCTGCTCGATGTGCGGCCCCCATTTCTGCTCCATGAAACTCACCGAAGACATCCGCAGGGGCATGCAGGACAAGTCTCTGGAGTTTCAGGAACAGGGCATGAACATCTATCTGGACCGGGAGGTGGGGGTTTGAAGGGGGTGCAGAAGGCAGCGACCCCGCGCCGACCGAACCGCTTCGGAGGCGCATCTTGGGGTCAAGAAGAAAGCAGAAGGCAGCAGGCAAAAGCCAAAGCTGAACATGTTTTTTGCTCTCGGCTCTCGGCTCTCGGCCCTCGGCTCAAAAGGGGCCTCCCATGTTGAACTCTCCCTCATCCCATCTCTACCTCGTCGCCAATTTCACCCCCGAAATGCCCGAGCAGGAATACCTCAAGCGCTGCGAGGCTGCCCTGAAAGGCGGAGTGGGGGTCTTGCAACTGCGTGCCAAGCAATCCGAAGTGAAAACCCAGATCCGTCTGGGAGAGGCCCTGCGAGACCTCACCCGCAAGCATCAGGCGGTGTTTTTTGTGAACGACCGGGTGGATGTGGCCCTTGCAGTGCAGGCGGATGGGGTGCACCTCGGGCAGCAGGATTTGCCTCCTGCTT
It encodes:
- the thiC gene encoding phosphomethylpyrimidine synthase ThiC — encoded protein: MQQITTQPFPASQKKFVQGKLHPDLQVPFRAISQHPTLELWNGVSRNTPNPEVWVYDTSGPYTDPAQEINVHQGISRVRQGWIEARQDTEKLSGFSSEFTRNLLEDRQTFPQIPLPRKARSGSNVTQMHYARRGIVTPEMEFVAIREQERLEGMQELLQQHAGQPFGASIPREITPEFVRSEVAKGRAIIPANINHPELEPMVIGRNFRVKINANIGNSAVSSSIEEEIEKMVWATRWGADTIMDLSTGKNIHQTREWIIRNSPVPVGTVPIYQALEKVGGKAEELTWEVYRDTLIEQAEQGVDYFTIHAGVLLRYIPLTARRRTGIVSRGGSIMAKWCLAHHQESFLYTHFREICEIMQAYDVSFSLGDGLRPGSLEDANDAAQFAELHTLGELTRIAWEHDVQTMIEGPGHVPMQLIQENMDEQLKHCFEAPFYTLGPLTTDIAPGYDHITSAIGAAQIGWYGTAMLCYVTPKEHLGLPDKNDVREGVITYKIAAHAADLAKGFPGAQIRDNALSKARFEFRWEDQFNLALDPERARAFHDATLPAEAAKTAHFCSMCGPHFCSMKLTEDIRRGMQDKSLEFQEQGMNIYLDREVGV